The Xanthomonas indica genome has a segment encoding these proteins:
- a CDS encoding TonB-dependent siderophore receptor translates to MGAGSWDTYRGMADVSTPLTQDGRIRARVVGAYQDGHSYLDRYTPQRKSFYGIIEADLTADTTLSLGVDSQDITPKGATWGGMPLWFSDGTQAHYPRSSSYAQDWSRWDNTLKTGFAELEHRFGNGWTLRAVANQYRTDDDAELLGLVGRPDRATGLGVSPNGAYPVALASDGRSRQNTADVMASGPFELLGRQHALVLGAMSSRRTARQRDIAPFYAGFMPVDVDDLSPPYPRPDFAAMTWIPTGTRVKQSGVYGAARFSLADPLKLIVGGRVSNYDIDDTAGNNRLHYKKTGEFTPYAGVIYDLDTTYSAYLSYTGIFNPQTDYRDSKGNVLTPSKGKTKELGLKGHYLDGRLNASIAVFETTLDNAAQSVAGTYTPGGAQAYKGVDGTKSRGIELDLQGELAQGWNIAAGIAHFTAEDGDGVRLNSQLPRTTAQLFTTYRLPGAWSKLTLGGGVKWQSRIYEAPNTGTSSLGGEQRSYALASLLARYAITQKTHLAVNVNNVFDKKYALQKGDFDTVSYGAPSNVMVTLDYTY, encoded by the coding sequence CTGGGCGCGGGGAGCTGGGACACCTACCGGGGAATGGCCGACGTCTCCACGCCGTTGACCCAGGACGGTCGCATCCGCGCGCGCGTGGTGGGCGCGTACCAGGACGGCCATTCGTACCTCGACCGCTACACACCGCAGAGGAAATCGTTCTACGGGATCATCGAGGCGGATCTGACCGCGGACACGACGCTGAGTCTGGGCGTCGACTCTCAGGACATCACGCCGAAAGGCGCCACCTGGGGCGGCATGCCGCTGTGGTTCAGCGACGGCACTCAGGCGCACTACCCGCGCTCCAGCAGCTATGCGCAGGACTGGAGCCGTTGGGACAACACGCTCAAAACCGGGTTTGCCGAGCTCGAGCATCGTTTCGGCAACGGCTGGACGCTCCGCGCCGTCGCCAACCAGTACCGCACGGACGACGATGCCGAACTGCTCGGCCTGGTCGGCCGCCCCGATCGCGCCACGGGACTGGGCGTCTCCCCCAATGGGGCGTATCCGGTCGCGCTGGCGTCCGACGGGCGGAGCCGGCAAAACACCGCCGATGTGATGGCCAGCGGCCCGTTCGAGCTGCTGGGCCGCCAGCACGCGCTGGTGCTGGGGGCGATGAGCTCGCGTCGCACGGCCAGGCAGCGGGACATCGCGCCCTTCTATGCGGGCTTCATGCCGGTCGATGTCGATGACCTGAGCCCACCCTACCCCCGGCCCGACTTCGCGGCCATGACGTGGATACCCACCGGCACCCGGGTCAAGCAGAGCGGTGTCTATGGCGCAGCGCGCTTTTCCCTGGCCGATCCACTGAAACTCATCGTCGGCGGCCGCGTCAGCAACTACGACATCGACGACACCGCCGGCAACAACAGGTTGCACTACAAGAAAACCGGCGAGTTCACCCCGTATGCGGGCGTGATCTACGACCTCGACACGACCTACTCGGCCTATCTCAGCTACACCGGCATCTTCAACCCGCAAACGGATTACCGGGACAGCAAGGGCAACGTGCTCACGCCGTCCAAGGGAAAAACCAAGGAACTTGGCCTGAAGGGCCACTACCTCGACGGACGCCTGAATGCGTCGATCGCCGTGTTCGAAACCACGCTGGACAACGCGGCGCAGAGCGTTGCCGGGACCTATACGCCAGGCGGCGCGCAAGCCTACAAAGGCGTCGACGGGACAAAGTCGCGCGGCATCGAGCTGGACCTGCAAGGCGAGTTGGCGCAGGGCTGGAACATCGCTGCAGGCATCGCGCACTTCACCGCGGAAGACGGCGATGGCGTCCGCCTGAATTCGCAACTCCCGCGCACCACGGCCCAGCTCTTCACCACCTACCGATTGCCGGGTGCGTGGAGCAAGTTGACGCTGGGCGGCGGCGTCAAATGGCAAAGCCGCATCTACGAGGCGCCCAATACCGGCACCAGTTCGCTGGGCGGGGAACAGCGTTCCTATGCCCTAGCCTCCCTGCTGGCACGCTACGCCATCACGCAGAAGACCCATCTGGCCGTGAACGTCAACAACGTTTTCGACAAGAAATACGCGCTGCAGAAAGGCGACTTCGACACCGTGAGTTATGGCGCACCCAGCAACGTGATGGTGACGCTGGACTACACGTATTGA
- a CDS encoding TonB-dependent receptor plug domain-containing protein — MCSLTDVGGLQRQIGQRAPRPPAHEHTPSPRSLLGSALAAAIAVSTHGACAAEPAQRPNEAGENASNAAQSLPAVNVTHRADAAATEGTGSYTTGETAAATRLPLSLRDTPQSVTVITRQRMDDQQLTSVQGVLENTTGIASYQSDSERTSFYSRGFLINNLQYDGIPTVVGNIVNGSGIGSLDTAFYDRVEVVRGASGLLTGTGNPSAAINLVRNVRPRNSPRPPRWARGAGTPTGEWPTSPRR, encoded by the coding sequence ATGTGCAGCCTCACAGATGTCGGCGGGCTCCAGCGGCAAATCGGTCAGCGCGCCCCCCGTCCGCCGGCGCATGAGCACACGCCCTCACCCCGCAGCCTGCTGGGCTCGGCACTCGCAGCGGCAATCGCCGTCAGCACGCACGGCGCATGCGCCGCCGAGCCAGCGCAGCGACCGAACGAGGCTGGGGAAAACGCGTCCAACGCAGCGCAGAGCTTGCCGGCGGTCAACGTCACGCACCGCGCGGATGCGGCGGCGACCGAAGGGACCGGCTCCTACACCACGGGCGAGACGGCGGCGGCCACGCGCCTGCCGCTGTCGCTGCGGGACACGCCGCAGTCGGTCACGGTGATCACGCGCCAACGCATGGACGACCAGCAACTGACGTCGGTGCAGGGCGTGCTGGAGAACACCACCGGGATCGCGTCGTATCAGTCCGACAGCGAACGGACGAGTTTCTACTCGCGCGGATTTCTGATCAACAACCTGCAGTACGACGGCATTCCCACGGTGGTCGGCAACATCGTCAACGGCAGCGGCATCGGTTCGCTCGATACCGCGTTCTACGACCGTGTCGAGGTCGTGCGCGGCGCCTCCGGCCTGCTGACCGGCACCGGCAATCCCTCGGCCGCCATCAATCTCGTGCGCAACGTCCGACCCCGGAATTCTCCGCGTCCGCCTCGCTGGGCGCGGGGAGCTGGGACACCTACCGGGGAATGGCCGACGTCTCCACGCCGTTGA
- a CDS encoding FAD-dependent monooxygenase produces the protein MEPASHIDGSETDVIIIGGGPVGLTTACALAHHGVRFRIFEQRTQPRPHSRANNLWARPQELLASIGIRDALAEQAYRITHIHTLLNGKTVDPIDIAQVDSPYPEVLYSGQDVIENTLAQRIAAGGAALERGRKVVEVEQDADGVTVAIATVDDAGAEIADIPLERLRCRYLVGADGAEGFVRTRIGADFATEKLPHCINRQLDARLRWRRSTDFDHLWFFYYPKGFCGVLPVWEGYHRLFFLSDDAGIPDRDPTLEELQAIAREVTEDETLELSDPIWITHSRFQHGVTPRYADGRVFLVGDAGHLTLPAGGQGMNAGLQDAVGLSWRLAMALHGKAAPVLLESYGAERGGEHSRLDAQQEKGFKNSVYRGAIKDAAMGVAASFLPNIGALIQGTDDLQQLSVAYPDSPLNEDHLNGLREIVHRRVPHPGDRAPDAAVIAQDGASTTLFAHLYNPDGVTWGWTLLLFDARQQDALVAMRDALAQLHAWEWIRPRLILGKAVPQPGDATALFDLDGLAHGAYGIERQPAMVLVRPDGHIAFRGPLDAPERLRAYCARIFGG, from the coding sequence ATGGAGCCTGCTTCGCACATCGATGGGTCCGAGACGGATGTCATCATCATCGGCGGCGGACCGGTCGGGCTGACCACCGCGTGTGCATTGGCCCACCACGGAGTGCGATTCCGCATCTTCGAGCAGCGCACGCAGCCCAGGCCGCATTCTCGCGCCAACAATCTGTGGGCGCGCCCGCAGGAATTGCTGGCGAGCATCGGTATCCGTGATGCCCTGGCGGAGCAGGCGTATCGGATCACCCACATCCACACGCTGTTGAACGGCAAGACGGTGGATCCGATCGACATCGCGCAGGTCGACAGTCCCTATCCGGAGGTGCTCTACAGCGGACAGGATGTCATCGAGAACACGCTGGCGCAGCGGATCGCAGCCGGCGGTGCCGCGCTGGAACGCGGGCGCAAGGTGGTCGAGGTCGAGCAGGATGCCGATGGCGTCACCGTGGCGATCGCGACGGTGGACGACGCTGGCGCGGAAATCGCGGACATCCCCCTCGAGCGACTGCGCTGCCGCTATCTGGTCGGTGCGGACGGGGCCGAAGGCTTCGTGCGCACGCGGATTGGCGCGGACTTCGCGACGGAAAAGCTGCCGCACTGCATCAATCGACAACTTGATGCCAGGCTGCGCTGGCGACGTTCCACCGATTTCGATCACCTCTGGTTCTTCTATTACCCCAAGGGCTTCTGCGGCGTGCTGCCGGTGTGGGAGGGCTACCACCGGCTGTTCTTCCTGTCCGACGACGCGGGCATTCCCGATCGCGACCCGACGCTGGAGGAACTGCAGGCCATCGCGCGCGAGGTCACCGAGGACGAGACGCTGGAGCTCAGCGATCCGATCTGGATCACCCACAGCCGCTTCCAGCACGGCGTGACCCCGCGCTACGCCGACGGACGCGTGTTCCTGGTCGGCGATGCCGGCCATCTCACGCTGCCCGCGGGCGGCCAGGGCATGAACGCCGGGCTGCAGGACGCCGTCGGTCTTTCGTGGCGATTGGCGATGGCCTTGCACGGCAAGGCAGCGCCGGTGCTGCTGGAATCCTACGGCGCGGAGCGCGGCGGCGAGCACAGCCGTCTGGACGCCCAGCAGGAAAAGGGCTTCAAGAACAGCGTGTACCGGGGCGCGATCAAGGACGCGGCCATGGGTGTCGCAGCCAGTTTCCTGCCCAACATCGGCGCGCTGATTCAGGGCACCGACGATCTCCAGCAACTTTCCGTCGCCTATCCCGACAGTCCGTTGAACGAAGACCACCTCAACGGATTGCGGGAGATCGTGCACCGACGCGTTCCGCATCCCGGCGACCGCGCACCGGATGCGGCCGTCATCGCCCAGGACGGTGCGTCCACGACGCTGTTCGCGCATCTCTACAACCCCGACGGCGTGACCTGGGGCTGGACCTTGTTGCTGTTCGATGCCCGTCAACAGGACGCCCTGGTTGCGATGCGTGATGCGTTGGCGCAGCTGCATGCGTGGGAGTGGATCCGGCCCCGCTTGATCCTCGGCAAGGCGGTGCCGCAGCCCGGCGACGCCACGGCGCTGTTCGATCTGGATGGGCTGGCGCACGGCGCCTATGGGATCGAGCGTCAGCCTGCGATGGTGCTGGTCCGGCCCGACGGCCATATCGCCTTCCGTGGCCCACTCGACGCGCCGGAACGGCTACGCGCGTACTGCGCCAGGATCTTTGGCGGTTAG
- a CDS encoding helix-turn-helix transcriptional regulator gives MSSVAITAHTEPLDVDNVPRPVVALRATSVTKDWENARHRHHKAQLIYSVRGVLNCEIEDGVWIVPPQCAIWIPGDLPHAARGSGETECHCLFVDPDAAADLPTICCTIAVSPLLRELLLKVAGFPALYPQGGREDRLIAALLDELVEAPVEDLHLPMPRDARLRRLAELLLADPTDKTSKAVWATRIGMSERSMSRLLLHEIGMSFGRWRRQLHVILALQRLTKGDSVQTVALELGYENASGFVTMFRKAVGKPPARYLSDRRNGAELAPVPGIVLPNDISP, from the coding sequence ATGTCGAGCGTTGCCATCACCGCACACACTGAACCCCTGGACGTCGACAACGTGCCTCGCCCTGTCGTCGCCCTGCGTGCCACCTCGGTGACGAAGGACTGGGAGAATGCGCGACATCGGCACCACAAGGCGCAGCTGATCTACTCCGTTCGCGGCGTCCTGAATTGCGAAATCGAAGACGGCGTCTGGATCGTGCCGCCGCAGTGCGCCATCTGGATCCCCGGTGACCTGCCCCACGCGGCGCGCGGGTCGGGCGAAACCGAATGTCATTGCCTGTTCGTCGATCCCGATGCCGCCGCCGATCTTCCGACGATCTGCTGCACCATTGCGGTATCGCCCCTGCTGCGCGAGCTGCTGCTGAAGGTGGCTGGTTTTCCCGCGCTGTACCCGCAGGGAGGCCGGGAAGATCGGCTGATTGCCGCCTTGCTCGACGAGTTGGTGGAGGCGCCGGTCGAGGACCTGCATCTGCCCATGCCGCGCGACGCGCGATTGCGCCGCCTCGCGGAACTGCTGCTGGCCGACCCCACCGACAAAACGTCGAAGGCCGTTTGGGCGACCCGCATCGGCATGAGCGAGCGCAGCATGAGCCGCCTGCTGCTGCACGAAATCGGCATGAGTTTCGGGCGCTGGCGCCGGCAACTGCACGTCATCCTGGCGCTTCAGCGCTTGACCAAGGGCGATAGCGTGCAGACCGTGGCATTGGAACTGGGCTACGAAAACGCCAGCGGGTTCGTCACCATGTTCCGCAAGGCCGTCGGCAAGCCGCCGGCACGCTATCTGTCCGACCGCAGGAACGGCGCCGAGCTTGCTCCCGTGCCCGGCATCGTGCTCCCCAATGACATCTCGCCTTGA
- a CDS encoding DJ-1/PfpI family protein produces MDHNAMRRYVSQLGLFGLGALLASPRVMAAASTPASSPSKTHPDSTTPPGSAAPTKVVILLFPGTTMLDWVGPYELLHRVPGIDLVLAAKTRDPYRSDSGMVTYQANALIQDIDTADVLLIPGGGMGVRDVSNDAEVMGWIRRIDRTSRITASVCTGALILGRAGLLRGRRATTHWALQNMLNDQGATYVDERWVVSDKYWTSAGVSAGLDMTLALIGHLRGDAEAMKAQLKIQYDPKPPFHAGAWSTAPAAIREAVGAPMPSHG; encoded by the coding sequence ATGGACCACAACGCGATGCGCCGGTATGTCAGCCAGTTGGGGCTGTTCGGCCTGGGCGCCTTGTTGGCCAGCCCCCGCGTGATGGCCGCGGCGTCCACGCCGGCGAGCTCGCCATCGAAGACGCATCCGGACAGCACGACGCCGCCGGGCTCCGCGGCGCCGACGAAGGTGGTGATCCTGCTGTTCCCGGGCACCACCATGCTCGACTGGGTCGGCCCCTACGAACTGCTCCATCGGGTGCCGGGCATCGACCTGGTGCTCGCGGCCAAGACCCGCGATCCCTACCGCAGCGACAGTGGCATGGTCACCTATCAGGCGAATGCGCTGATCCAGGACATCGACACGGCCGACGTCCTGCTCATCCCGGGCGGCGGCATGGGAGTGCGCGACGTTTCCAACGATGCCGAGGTCATGGGCTGGATCCGGCGGATCGACAGGACATCGCGGATCACCGCAAGCGTCTGCACCGGCGCCCTCATCCTGGGCCGCGCCGGGCTGCTGCGCGGCCGCCGCGCCACCACGCACTGGGCCTTGCAGAACATGCTGAACGACCAGGGCGCGACCTATGTGGACGAGCGCTGGGTGGTCAGCGACAAGTACTGGACCTCCGCGGGCGTCTCGGCCGGCCTGGACATGACGCTGGCGCTCATCGGCCACCTGCGCGGGGATGCGGAAGCGATGAAGGCACAGCTGAAGATCCAGTACGACCCGAAGCCGCCGTTCCATGCAGGCGCCTGGTCGACGGCGCCGGCTGCCATTCGCGAGGCAGTGGGCGCGCCGATGCCCAGCCACGGCTGA
- a CDS encoding LysR family transcriptional regulator — protein MAALNYNHLRYFWAVAHDGNLTRTAERLHLTQSALSVQIRKLEERLGHALFERRGRQLHLTEAGQIVLDHADAIFATGEELLGTLRQTGAARQALRVGSLATLSRNFQLEFLRPLLGRPDIDLILRSGSAGELLRALEALNLDVVLLNQAPPGDALTPFVTHRLAERPVSLVGTPDRLGHAASVADRLRTHPIILPTVDNSVRAGFDALADRLGVRPQIVAEVEDMAMMRLLAREDIGLAVLPPIVVKDEIAAGVLVEGDQLPDIVETFHAVTMSRRFPNPLVRLLLQPTAAPADS, from the coding sequence ATGGCTGCACTGAACTACAACCACCTGCGCTACTTCTGGGCCGTGGCCCACGACGGCAATCTGACCCGCACCGCCGAACGGCTCCACCTCACCCAATCGGCCCTGTCGGTGCAGATCCGCAAGCTCGAGGAGCGCCTCGGCCATGCGCTATTCGAGCGGCGCGGGCGGCAACTGCACCTCACCGAGGCCGGGCAGATCGTGCTCGACCATGCCGACGCGATCTTCGCCACCGGCGAGGAGCTGCTGGGCACGCTGCGGCAGACCGGTGCCGCGCGGCAGGCACTGCGGGTCGGCTCGCTGGCCACGCTGTCGCGCAACTTCCAGTTGGAGTTCCTGCGGCCGCTGCTCGGCCGTCCCGACATCGACCTGATCCTGCGCTCGGGCAGTGCCGGCGAACTGCTGCGGGCGCTGGAGGCGCTCAACCTCGACGTCGTCCTGCTGAATCAGGCGCCCCCTGGCGACGCGCTGACGCCGTTCGTCACCCACCGGCTCGCCGAGCGACCGGTCAGCCTGGTGGGCACGCCGGACCGGCTGGGCCATGCCGCCAGCGTCGCCGATCGCCTTCGAACCCATCCCATCATCCTGCCGACGGTGGACAACAGCGTACGCGCGGGATTCGACGCCCTGGCCGATCGCCTGGGCGTGCGCCCGCAGATCGTGGCGGAAGTGGAGGACATGGCGATGATGCGCCTGCTGGCGCGCGAGGACATCGGCCTGGCCGTGCTCCCGCCGATCGTGGTCAAGGACGAGATCGCCGCGGGCGTGCTGGTGGAAGGCGACCAATTGCCGGACATCGTGGAGACCTTCCACGCGGTCACCATGTCGCGGCGCTTCCCCAATCCCTTGGTGCGGCTGCTGCTGCAGCCCACGGCTGCGCCAGCAGATTCGTAG
- a CDS encoding helix-turn-helix domain-containing protein, producing MAAENLPLLVRELVLAVFATNGRLVDMGNRLVRPIGLTTAWWQVLGALGYSPVPLPVAHIARNMGLTRQAVQRVVELLAEHGFVVFEANPHHARAKLVVLTPAGRAALGAAEAAVAALDQQLIERLGAERVSTAIAVLVEMRDALDQSLAG from the coding sequence ATGGCTGCGGAAAACCTTCCCTTGCTGGTTCGCGAGCTGGTGCTGGCGGTCTTCGCCACCAACGGCCGCCTGGTCGACATGGGCAACCGGTTGGTGCGCCCGATCGGGCTGACCACCGCCTGGTGGCAGGTGCTCGGTGCGTTGGGCTACTCGCCGGTGCCGCTGCCGGTGGCGCATATCGCCCGCAACATGGGGCTGACCCGGCAGGCGGTGCAGCGCGTCGTGGAGCTGCTGGCCGAACACGGGTTCGTCGTGTTCGAAGCCAATCCGCACCATGCGCGCGCCAAGCTGGTGGTGTTGACGCCGGCAGGGCGCGCGGCCCTGGGCGCCGCCGAGGCCGCGGTCGCGGCGCTCGACCAGCAACTGATCGAACGCTTGGGAGCGGAGCGCGTCAGCACGGCCATCGCAGTGCTCGTGGAAATGCGCGATGCGCTCGACCAGTCCTTGGCGGGATAA
- a CDS encoding zinc-binding alcohol dehydrogenase family protein encodes MKAIGYYRNLPISDADALVELTLPDPVPGAHDLLVEVRAVSVNPVDVKIRANVAPDAGQAKVLGWDAAGVVRAVGTAVTRFKPGDTVWYAGALQRPGTNSELHLVDERIAGRMPQRIDFAAAAALPLTTITAWELLFDRLNIPEGDPSQGATLLVVGAAGGVGSILVQLARRLTGLTVIGTASRPETAKWVGDLGAHHVIDHTRPLSEELRRIGFAGVDYVASLNQTDRHFDEIVAAINPQGHVALIDDPDHIDVRKLKTKSVSLHWEFMFTRSLHATPDQIRQHELLTRVGSLIDAGVLRTTLAGHFGTVNAANLRRAHEWIETHRARGKIVLEGF; translated from the coding sequence ATGAAAGCCATTGGCTACTACCGCAACTTGCCGATCAGCGATGCCGACGCACTGGTCGAGCTGACACTGCCCGACCCTGTTCCCGGCGCGCATGACCTGCTGGTCGAGGTCCGCGCGGTTTCGGTCAATCCGGTCGATGTGAAGATCCGCGCAAACGTCGCGCCGGACGCCGGCCAAGCCAAGGTGCTCGGTTGGGATGCCGCCGGCGTGGTGCGCGCCGTGGGCACCGCCGTCACGCGCTTCAAGCCCGGCGACACGGTGTGGTACGCCGGCGCCTTGCAGCGCCCCGGCACCAACAGCGAATTGCATCTGGTCGATGAGCGCATCGCCGGGCGGATGCCGCAACGCATCGATTTCGCGGCGGCGGCGGCCCTGCCGCTGACGACCATCACGGCCTGGGAATTGCTGTTCGATCGCCTGAACATCCCGGAAGGCGACCCATCGCAAGGCGCCACGCTGCTGGTGGTCGGCGCGGCCGGTGGCGTTGGCTCGATCCTCGTGCAACTGGCGCGACGGCTCACCGGCCTCACCGTGATCGGCACCGCGTCGCGTCCGGAAACCGCCAAATGGGTCGGCGACCTCGGCGCGCACCACGTGATCGACCACACCAGGCCGCTGTCCGAAGAACTGCGGCGCATCGGCTTCGCCGGCGTCGACTACGTCGCGAGCCTGAACCAGACCGACCGCCATTTCGACGAGATCGTCGCCGCGATCAACCCGCAGGGGCACGTCGCGCTCATCGACGATCCCGATCACATCGATGTCCGCAAGCTGAAAACCAAGAGCGTGTCGCTGCATTGGGAATTCATGTTCACGCGTTCGCTGCACGCGACGCCCGACCAGATCCGCCAGCACGAACTGCTGACCCGCGTCGGATCGCTGATCGATGCCGGCGTGCTGCGCACCACGCTCGCCGGCCACTTCGGCACGGTGAATGCCGCCAATCTGCGGCGCGCGCACGAATGGATCGAGACGCATCGCGCGCGCGGCAAGATCGTGCTCGAGGGCTTCTGA
- a CDS encoding LysR substrate-binding domain-containing protein: protein MAAADHGSLSAAARQLDLTPAVASVALKRLETELGTRLLARSTRSLRLTPDGERYLQYARNVLEQVEAGRNAVAQGRKMIGGAVSLSMPSDLGRTVLLRWLDAFQAQYPSVSLQIRIGDQITDMIRAPVSVAIRYSVSEDSSLVALPLAPENRRVLCASPGYFLRHGRPTTPADLARHNCLRFALSDALHDRWTFFGGGTPEVVAVHGDRSSDDGELVRRWAVAGLGIAYKSRLDVLDDLRAGRLEAALTEFEGERAPLHLVCAHRAMLSPTVNALRDFLLHRINGYLE from the coding sequence GTGGCCGCGGCCGACCATGGCAGCCTGTCGGCGGCCGCCCGCCAACTGGACCTCACGCCGGCGGTCGCCAGCGTGGCGCTGAAGCGGCTGGAGACCGAACTCGGCACCCGGCTGCTCGCGCGATCGACACGCAGCCTGCGGCTGACGCCGGATGGCGAACGCTACTTGCAGTACGCGCGCAACGTGCTGGAGCAGGTCGAGGCCGGACGCAACGCGGTGGCCCAAGGCCGGAAAATGATCGGCGGTGCGGTGTCGCTGTCGATGCCGTCCGACCTGGGGCGCACCGTGTTGCTGCGATGGCTGGACGCGTTCCAGGCGCAGTACCCGAGCGTCTCCCTGCAGATTCGCATCGGCGACCAGATCACCGACATGATCCGTGCCCCGGTCAGCGTGGCCATCCGCTACAGCGTGTCCGAAGACTCCTCGCTGGTCGCGCTACCGCTGGCGCCCGAGAACCGGCGCGTGCTGTGCGCATCGCCCGGTTACTTCCTGCGCCACGGACGGCCGACGACACCAGCCGATCTGGCCAGGCACAACTGCCTGCGCTTTGCCCTGAGCGATGCCCTGCACGACCGCTGGACCTTCTTCGGCGGCGGCACGCCGGAGGTGGTGGCCGTGCACGGCGACCGCAGCAGCGACGACGGGGAACTGGTCCGGCGCTGGGCCGTCGCAGGGCTCGGCATCGCCTACAAGTCCAGGCTGGATGTGCTGGACGACCTGCGCGCCGGCCGCCTCGAGGCGGCACTGACGGAATTCGAAGGGGAGCGCGCGCCGCTGCATCTGGTCTGCGCGCACCGGGCGATGCTGTCGCCCACGGTCAACGCACTGCGCGACTTCCTGCTGCACAGGATCAACGGCTATCTGGAATGA
- a CDS encoding transcriptional repressor: MARVVRDSREATPFRGSIWHSEGGGMESCDDALAIVGLAASSERRANRLSDKHRHRTMRNAAASLESGCVVSAQDRRLIAHRLRPTAARADVLRTLEQAAPSCLDASRVYRLLSGRRDRLTPGSVYRALHDLWVAGLLVRTEGTRGRAFYAIKPDLLTARHDTLRCRCGARLVFIEDPVLRAHLRSLACEEGFVLDAETVFTITTTCARCGQPRTAAHGVAEDDRRSRTRRA, from the coding sequence TTGGCGCGCGTCGTCCGTGACAGCCGGGAGGCCACGCCGTTCCGCGGTTCCATCTGGCATAGCGAAGGGGGAGGAATGGAATCATGCGATGACGCGCTTGCGATCGTGGGCCTGGCCGCATCCTCCGAGCGGCGCGCGAATCGGCTGTCAGACAAACACAGACACAGGACGATGCGCAACGCTGCAGCCAGCCTCGAAAGCGGATGCGTGGTGTCGGCTCAGGATCGGCGCCTGATCGCGCACAGGCTGCGACCGACGGCCGCGCGTGCCGATGTCTTGCGCACCTTGGAGCAGGCGGCGCCGAGTTGTCTCGATGCCAGCCGGGTGTACCGCCTCCTGAGCGGTCGGCGCGATCGCCTTACGCCGGGATCGGTGTATCGGGCACTGCACGATCTGTGGGTCGCCGGCTTGCTGGTTCGCACGGAAGGCACGCGTGGGCGTGCGTTCTACGCGATCAAGCCCGACCTGCTGACCGCCCGCCACGACACGCTGCGCTGTCGCTGCGGCGCGCGACTGGTGTTCATCGAAGACCCGGTGTTGCGTGCGCACCTGCGATCGCTGGCCTGCGAGGAGGGCTTCGTGCTCGACGCGGAGACCGTCTTCACCATCACCACGACGTGTGCGCGATGCGGGCAACCCCGCACTGCGGCACATGGGGTGGCAGAGGACGATCGAAGGTCACGAACCAGGAGGGCCTGA
- a CDS encoding acetyltransferase: protein MKTDNTTIAIRRARPDEGARAVQIWQEAVDATHHFLSAQDRLAIQTLVREFLPTAPLWFAVDGHDRPLALMLIEDEHMQALFVDPAYRGTGVGAALVRHGLALHPRMTTDVNEQNHQAVGFYERMGFRRTGRSPHDHQGRPYPLIHLEYAP, encoded by the coding sequence ATGAAAACCGACAACACCACCATCGCGATCCGGCGTGCTCGTCCCGATGAGGGAGCACGCGCAGTCCAGATCTGGCAGGAGGCGGTCGATGCGACACACCACTTTCTGTCGGCGCAGGATCGCCTTGCCATCCAGACGCTGGTGCGCGAATTCCTGCCCACAGCGCCGCTGTGGTTTGCCGTGGATGGGCACGACCGGCCATTGGCGCTGATGCTCATCGAAGACGAACATATGCAGGCGTTGTTCGTCGACCCCGCATATCGCGGCACCGGCGTCGGCGCCGCGCTGGTGCGGCACGGCCTCGCGCTGCATCCGCGCATGACCACCGACGTCAACGAACAGAACCATCAGGCTGTCGGCTTCTACGAAAGGATGGGCTTCAGGCGCACAGGGCGGTCCCCGCACGACCACCAGGGCAGGCCCTATCCGCTCATCCACCTGGAATATGCGCCTTAA